The Acidimicrobiia bacterium nucleotide sequence CCTTCAAGTCCGTGGCACGGCGAGCATTGCTGGGCGAAAACCACCTCCTCATCGGGCAGTTGCACGGCGAGGACCGTCCGAAATCCGCCTGCAGGACTGGTGACTGCTGCGGCGGGCGGTCCCTCCGGCAGCGTGAGAGCGGCGACGGCTAGGGCGCTTCCCACGAATACCGCCGCGAGCGTCGTGGTCATCGTTTTCGTCGAGTCGCGCATCCCGCCTCCCGACCTCGATTCTGATTCGGGTCCAAGCCCGGTGCCAGTTGCCGTTACTCTACCGGGATGTGTGCATGGCATGTCGCTGCACCTTGCTAGAAGTCTTATCGATTTGCCCGCATTCTGAACGTTGTCACACGCCCGGCTTTACACTGGAGTCAGACGCTCCGTATACTTGCGCCACCGTCCGAACCCCCCAATAGGGGTGTAGCTCGAAGTTGGTTAGAGCGCCGGTCTCCAAAACCGGAGGTTGGGGGTTCGAGTCCCTCCACCCCTGCTAGAAATCTGAGGAACAAGAAGACTATGAATCGAGAGATGCGCCGGCTCCAGGAAGCCGAGGAGCGACGAGCGAAGAAGCGGGGCCGCGCCCCACAAAAACGCCGCGCCCGGCAGGCGTCCGGTGAACGAGTACCGCTGTGGAAACGTCTATGGACGTTCCTCGGCGAAGTCAGAATCGAGCTGAAGCGCGTGTCGTGGCCGAGCCGTACCCAGATGGTTGCGTTCACGACCGTTACCTTGATAACGACCACCGCCGTCACCCTCTATATCTTCGGACTCGACTTCGGATTCGGCGAAGCGATCCTCTGGCTCCTCAAGCGCGGAACCTGACGATGACGATTGCTCAAACCCCGGAAGAGGCTTCGATCGACACGGCTGCCGAAGTGGCAGCAGAAGTCGAGGACCCGGTCGTGGCTACCGAGCAAGCGACACCGGCCGACGACTCGGCCGCCGGAGATGCAGAAGCAGCGGAAGCGGTCGCAGCCGAGGACGCGCAACCTGCAGACAAGGTCGTCGTCAAAGAGGTGCCGCTGAGTCCGTTCGACCTGCCGGGCGACTGGTACGTCATTCACTCGTACTCCGGCTATGAGAACAAGGTGAAGCTGAATCTCGAGACCCGCTCCAAGTCGATGCACATGGAGGACCTCATCTACGAGGTTGTCATTCCGATGGAAGACGTGGTCGAGATCAAGAACGGCAAGAAGGTCACCGTTCCGCGGAAGATGTTCCCCGGCTACATCCTCGTTCGCATGCACCTCGACGACGACTCCTGGTACGCGGTGCGCAATACGCCGGGGGTGACCGGCTTCGTGGGATCGGCCAACAAGCCGGTTCCCCTTGCCCGTCGTGAAGTCGAGCGCTTCCTCGGCGTCAAGGAAGAGGAAGACAAGAAGGCGCCTCGCTACAAGCCTTCCTGGGAGATCGGCGACAGCGTTCGAGTGCAAACCGGACCCTTCGCCGACTTCAACGGTGTCATCGAAGACATCAACCTCGATCAGTCGAAGGTCGTGGTGTTGGTCAATATCTTCGGTCGTGACACTCCGGTCGAGCTGAACTTCGAGGACATCATCAAGAATTAGGTGGCAGGAACCCGGGCTTTCGAGTCCCGGAACGTGGCACCTGGAACCAGACACGACAACTTTAGGAATCAACGTGGGCAGAAAAAGATTAGTGACGGTACTGAAGCTGCAGATCCCGGCGGGACAGGCAAGCCCTGCTCCTCCCGTGGGCCCTGCACTCGGCCAGTACGGCGTCAACATCATGGACTTCGTCAAGGCATACAACGATGCCACATCGGCGCAGATCGGGACGATCGTTCCCGTCGAGATCTCGATCTTCGAGGATCGGTCGTTCTCGTTCGTGACGAAGACGCCTCCGGCCGCCGTCTTGCTCCGGCAAGCAGCGCGTATCGAGAAGGGTTCTCCGGAGCCCCATATGCAAAAGGTTGGATCGGTCACGCGGGCCCAGGTTCGCGAGATCGCGGAGACCAAGATGGTCGACCTCAACGCCAACGACATCGACGCGGCGATGAAGATCGTCGAAGGCACGGCCCGTTCCATGGGTCTCTTGGTCGAGGGCTAGATCCCTCGACCTTCTGGAGCCCGCCTGCGTCGGGTTCCGGGGGTCGGAAATGACGGGGCGCCGCGGAGGCACCCGCGCCGGCATTGCCGGCACCCTCTCCCGTAAGGGGGAGAGCACAGGAGCGGATATATAGGAATGGGAGGTCTCGCAACAGGCGGGGCCGCTGGAACCACAGGAGAGAGAGAATGCCCAAGCACGGCAAGCGGTATCAGGAATCCGCGAAGCAGTTCGACAAACAGACCTCGTACAACCCGCAGGAAGCGATCGACCTCGTCCGGTCGATGGCCAACGCCAAGTTCGATGAGACCGTCGATGTGGCGTTCAAGCTCGGAATCGATCCCCGGCAGGCAGACCAGCTGGTACGTGGAACGGTGAGCCTTCCGCACGGAACCGGTCAGACCATTCGCATCGCAGTCTTCGCCCAGGCAGACAAAGCGCGCGAAGCCGAAGCCGCAGGCGCTGACGTCGTGGGTGGCATGGAGCTCGCCGCCGAGATCGCCGAAGGACGCGACCTCGATTTCGATCTCGCGATCGCCACTCCGGACATGATGGCCGAAGTCGGGAAGCTCGGGCGGGTCTTGGGCCCGCGCGGCCTGATGCCGAATCCCAAAGCAGGCACGGTGACAGTCGATGTCGCCAAAGCCGTTCAGGAGTTCAAAGCCGGCCGTATCGAGTATCGGAACGACCGCTTCGGAAACGTCCACGTGCCGGTCGGCAAAGCATCATTCGAAACCGACGCGCTTCTCACCAACCTCG carries:
- the secE gene encoding preprotein translocase subunit SecE, with the translated sequence MNREMRRLQEAEERRAKKRGRAPQKRRARQASGERVPLWKRLWTFLGEVRIELKRVSWPSRTQMVAFTTVTLITTTAVTLYIFGLDFGFGEAILWLLKRGT
- the nusG gene encoding transcription termination/antitermination protein NusG codes for the protein MTIAQTPEEASIDTAAEVAAEVEDPVVATEQATPADDSAAGDAEAAEAVAAEDAQPADKVVVKEVPLSPFDLPGDWYVIHSYSGYENKVKLNLETRSKSMHMEDLIYEVVIPMEDVVEIKNGKKVTVPRKMFPGYILVRMHLDDDSWYAVRNTPGVTGFVGSANKPVPLARREVERFLGVKEEEDKKAPRYKPSWEIGDSVRVQTGPFADFNGVIEDINLDQSKVVVLVNIFGRDTPVELNFEDIIKN
- the rplK gene encoding 50S ribosomal protein L11, whose protein sequence is MNVGRKRLVTVLKLQIPAGQASPAPPVGPALGQYGVNIMDFVKAYNDATSAQIGTIVPVEISIFEDRSFSFVTKTPPAAVLLRQAARIEKGSPEPHMQKVGSVTRAQVREIAETKMVDLNANDIDAAMKIVEGTARSMGLLVEG
- the rplA gene encoding 50S ribosomal protein L1: MPKHGKRYQESAKQFDKQTSYNPQEAIDLVRSMANAKFDETVDVAFKLGIDPRQADQLVRGTVSLPHGTGQTIRIAVFAQADKAREAEAAGADVVGGMELAAEIAEGRDLDFDLAIATPDMMAEVGKLGRVLGPRGLMPNPKAGTVTVDVAKAVQEFKAGRIEYRNDRFGNVHVPVGKASFETDALLTNLGALAGELHRVRPASAKGRYFRHISVSSTMGPGVKIDPATMDDLIAASR